In Magnolia sinica isolate HGM2019 chromosome 16, MsV1, whole genome shotgun sequence, the genomic window aaagaaaggttcCAGAGAATCAGGTATGGATAGAAAGAGAAACTCCTCATTTCTCCCTCCTTAGTTCTCCCATCTCTCCACCTTCTAATCCcttgtaaaagaaagaaaagaaaggttaCAGAGAATCAGGTATGGATAGAAAGAGAAACTCCTCATTTCTCCCTCCTCAGTTCTTCCATCTCTCCACCTTCTAATCCcttgtaaaagaaagaaaagaaaggttcCAGAGAATCAGGTATGGATAGAAAGAGAAACTCCTCATTTCTCCCTCCTCAGTTCTTCCATCTCTCCACTTAATTTCTAcaaaaagaaagtaaaagaaagaaaggttcCAGTAGAATCAGGAATGGATAGAAAGAGAAAACACGGCAGTCCTGACACCTCTCTTTCTCTTAGACCCATACCACCCTCTTCCCCATCATCTTCTCTCTCAAACGTCCCTCAACTCCACGTCCCTCCTACCATCCAGACAACATTCACCGAACCGCTGTCGAGGGAATACCAATCtaccatctccaccgtccatcaccAAAACCCATCTAACTACATACCTCCTTCCCCAGAAGCTGTTGGACAGACCCCATCCACCGAATTAACGTTGCAACACCCACCCACAACCTCCACCACCGCATTGCCGCAGCGGCAAGTCCCATTACCTCATCCATCCAACTCCACCGGAGTGGCGGGCCGTCAAGATCCATCCGCATCCAATGTAGTAGTAGCTCAGCAAGCCCCCCCACCGCGCCGACGCACCACACGCACTCGCCACAAATCCACCCAAGCTCCACGCGTCGTCAAGGACATTCACGTGCCTCCCCCATTCCAGTGGGCCACCAACCTCCGTGCAACCGTTCGCAGCCTCAACGACCTTAGATCTCTCGGCATCCTTACAATCCAAGGCGAGGTGCAATGCAAGCGATGCGAGGGCCGATATGAGATCGGTTTTGATCTCAATACCCAATTTCAGGAGATTTCTCAATACATAATAAATAACATGGATGATATGTATGCTCGAGCTCCCAAGGAGTGGATGAATCCAAGGCTGCCGGATTGCAGGGTATGCCATCAGACTGACTGTATGAAGCCTGTGATCTCACCAAAGAAGCGCTCCATCAACTGGCTCTTCTTGTTTTTGGGAAAGATGATAGGCTGTTGCACCATTAATCAGTTGAAGTATTTCTGTAAGCACACAAGGATCCATCGAACGGGTGCAAAAGATCGGGTCCTCTATAGTACGTATGTTAGCCTATGCAAACAGCTCGATCCAAACGTCTTTGATTAACGATTATAAGGTATCAGTGTtagttattattaatattatttattatctTACTCCACTTTCTTTAAACTTGTTTTCTCTTAGAATGTTTATTTGGGTGTTTGGAGTTTGTTgatattgaatgtggaccacttgTTTAGATGGTCTAATCACTTGAGCTGTCCATATTGAGGCTATTTTTGTCCAATGATTATGATTtattgatgatcctaaccaattCAAACTCTTCTTTTTcagttataaatatatatttaaccACAAGTAGTGATTGTAACAATCATCTATTTAGTGTGAGTTTCTTAAGGTCAGGGCCTAACAGCATAGAGTCGACGagattgatggttggattggatcaCTTAACATGTGAGGGTCAGTGATCATAAACACCACACATTGGATCCTAAATTCCCTAAGAAGTGAAACGAACTCATTTAATAAATTAAGAGGATTTTCTAGTGatgagattttattatatattttctttGTGATTATTATTGGGTTTATTTGAATGATGGTATTATACCATTGAAATTCAAGTTTTTGaattatattttttcattttcaaatttgattATTTTATCTAAATCAAGATCTAATTATTGCTCAAAACCAATGCTGaatgtgatgtgtatatatcATTCATtccttccaaaactcaagttggttAACTCATGTGTTGTTGTCTTCATTTTACATATGGGTGTGGGACATCTTAGTTTTTAATTGTGTTGATCTTTTGTTTATACAGTAAACGTAAGGTTCATCACTTGATGGGCAGAATAGATTTTACATGTACAACATGTTGGGCCCAAAGAGCTAGGGCGTTCCAGGTAGTGCTTGAACTATGTTGGGCCCAAAGAGCTTGGGTGTTCCAGGTAGTGCTTGAAACATTTGTTTAAGATGATTTCAAGTCCCTCATAATAAAACAATGAACCATGCTACCCCCACCACAGGTGGTACTTGAGGGCCTGCCAACAAACTGAGGACCACAATGGGGAGAATATGCATGAGATCCACTGTTGGTCATCAAGTTCACTGCCTCTTTTTCATCTTGGAAACTAAAATTTAGGTTTGTCCAAAACTCACGTAGGCCATACCATAAGGAAGAGATTGGATGTGGCATTACCGATTAGTTGTGTCCGGGGTCCACCGTGGTTTATATCTAGCATCCAATCCATTATATCACTATGGTCACCAACATCAAAgtacttaataaaaaaaatatgctAATGTAAAACTCAGGTCACCCACACCATGTTTATTTAGTGGTTTCAGGTTAAATTTACATTGTGTTTTGTGGtgaggtctacttgagttttggatcattgttATATATGAAGAAGGCCTTCATGTAATGCCCCAGGTTTCATAGCTCGAGTTTGGCACTTGTGTACGAAAATAAGAAAATCACATATATATACAAACATTCATGAGTGGCATCATATCCAAAATATGAAAACCATGCATAAGGAAAATATAAAGTCCACGTCCAAACACAATCAAGTAAAtgcccatagggcttatacaatGCAGTAAAAAAAACTAATATGGAAATATGTCAGTTAGCTCTAGAAGTCTCCAGAAAAATGAAAGATCCATTGTGAcgtaggacagccctaattatgatgcatgctcatggaaataattaaacagcggaaataaaaggaataaatgatctaaaattctaacaataatcatcataactgag contains:
- the LOC131228934 gene encoding uncharacterized protein LOC131228934, with product MDRKRKHGSPDTSLSLRPIPPSSPSSSLSNVPQLHVPPTIQTTFTEPLSREYQSTISTVHHQNPSNYIPPSPEAVGQTPSTELTLQHPPTTSTTALPQRQVPLPHPSNSTGVAGRQDPSASNVVVAQQAPPPRRRTTRTRHKSTQAPRVVKDIHVPPPFQWATNLRATVRSLNDLRSLGILTIQGEVQCKRCEGRYEIGFDLNTQFQEISQYIINNMDDMYARAPKEWMNPRLPDCRVCHQTDCMKPVISPKKRSINWLFLFLGKMIGCCTINQLKYFCKHTRIHRTGAKDRVLYSTYVSLCKQLDPNVFD